From one Lycium barbarum isolate Lr01 chromosome 6, ASM1917538v2, whole genome shotgun sequence genomic stretch:
- the LOC132599855 gene encoding adenylate isopentenyltransferase 5, chloroplastic-like — protein MMNVVPFVSCKQGLHQPLINFRDGLTMDPFIPRRRKDKVVVVIGATGTGKSRLSIDLANHFPAEVVNSDKMQVYKGLDIVSNKVTEDEICGIPHHLLAIADPNEVFTATDFCNHASIAVETITRKGHLPLIAGGSNSYIKALVNDDIEFKSRYECCFLWIDVNLKILHRFVSERVDKMVKDGLVEEAREFFNPEGDYTSGIRRAIGVPEMDQYFRNENNKLIGEDARDRILQRAIGQIKANTCKLATCQRQNILRLESQLGWNINRLDATEAFEKKGDESCQAWHRLVSEPSARFVHHFLCEELLNIPSPSPSSSSSSASFLPSAASIMGTTKPPAVVTATH, from the coding sequence ATGATGAATGTTGTGCCATTTGTTTCCTGCAAACAAGGTCTTCATCAGCCACTTATTAATTTCCGAGACGGTCTAACTATGGATCCCTTTATTCCCCGTAGACGAAAGGACAAGGTGGTGGTAGTTATTGGCGCAACAGGCACCGGAAAATCTAGACTTTCTATTGATCTTGCCAACCATTTTCCAGCAGAGGTTGTGAATAGTGACAAAATGCAAGTGTACAAAGGTCTCGATATAGTCAGTAATAAGGTGACAGAGGATGAGATTTGTGGAATCCCACATCATTTGTTAGCAATTGCTGATCCTAATGAAGTTTTCACTGCCACAGATTTTTGTAACCATGCTTCAATAGCTGTGGAGACGATCACAAGAAAGGGTCACCTACCGCTAATTGCTGGAGGGTCGAATTCGTACATTAAGGCACTAGTGAATGATGACATTGAATTTAAGTCCAGGTACGAATGTTGCTTTCTCTGGATTGATGTGAACTTGAAAATACTGCATCGGTTCGTGTCAGAACGAGTGGATAAGATGGTGAAAGACGGGCTAGTAGAGGAAGCGAGGGAATTTTTCAATCCTGAAGGTGATTACACAAGTGGAATAAGACGTGCAATCGGAGTACCAGAAATGGACCAATATTTCAGAAATGAGAATAATAAGCTGATCGGTGAAGATGCCCGCGATAGGATTCTTCAACGTGCCATTGGACAAATTAAGGCGAATACATGCAAATTGGCTACATGCCAACGCCAAAATATTCTTAGACTTGAGAGCCAACTAGGGTGGAATATAAATCGACTCGATGCCACTGAAGCATTTGAAAAGAAAGGTGATGAATCATGTCAAGCATGGCATAGGCTTGTATCGGAACCAAGTGCTCGATTTGTTCACCATTTTCTTTGTGAAGAACTTCTCAATATCCCTTCTCCTTCTCCATCTTCTTCTTCCTCATCAGCTTCCTTCTTGCCTTCAGCAGCTTCCATTATGGGAACAACCAAACCTCCTGCTGTTGTTACTGCAACGCACTAG